One window of the Planktothrix sp. FACHB-1365 genome contains the following:
- a CDS encoding MASE1 domain-containing protein has product MKLRQKIRRSLSRNYKLQLTTFTVIYIAGMTLAIKLQLIDPFALAVWPPAGIALALMLLFGIRVWPGIVISFILLDIIFGLDEFDFTTSIMPAIGEILQTIFAVKCLDYFKFDRRLNRLSDVFKLIFWGAIISTQIKTILQVSTICLFKEGMWSDFVCVSPLGDWSNFINLFWNWWLGNVMGILIFTPLILLYPDNQLPDQQVLSEPELLRKRVKSFLLLGIITVISSLIFFQKIDEHLANYPIEYLPLPFIIWATLKFDQRISIIATFLVSMISILSNFYDGGPFIARTGNISEATLLLQTFMAVTTITNLVLLATVSERTQAENQLQKLNQELEKRVKERTDELAIAKEKAEIANQAKSTFIANMSHELRSPLNAILGFSQLMLRTKNLPSEQYEKAKIIQRSGEYLLTLINNVLDFSKLEAKKMTLNQKDFDLYQLLDDLEDMLYLKAFNAGLELIFDCGENLPHYIYTDGVKLRQVLLNLLGNAIKFTVKGEVTLIVNLKDNKENQDYILNFQISDTGKGISEAELTNLFEAFSQTESGREAQEGTGLGLAISRQFVQLMGGDITVESELGKGTTFQFSISVQLGKELTKIQQINPKRVLALEPGQPTYKILTVDDKTINCQLLIKLFSPLGFEVKAASNGIEAIAIWQEWQPHLIFMDMRMPVMDGYEATKYIKSTTQGNATAIIALTASVLEEEKAIILSAGCDDFMRKPFKESTIFEILNKHLGVKYIYDNMTDENSQTGATINELPRLTTEQFQIMPPEWLLKLYQAVLEADEQQIMKLILEIPATETSFTKSLTQLVRQFQFEQIIDLIDPLVGDSN; this is encoded by the coding sequence ATGAAATTAAGGCAAAAAATTCGGCGATCGCTATCGAGAAATTATAAGCTTCAACTCACCACATTTACTGTCATTTATATTGCAGGGATGACTCTAGCGATAAAACTTCAGTTAATAGATCCTTTTGCTCTGGCTGTCTGGCCACCCGCCGGAATCGCTCTAGCACTAATGTTATTATTTGGGATTAGGGTTTGGCCCGGTATAGTAATTAGTTTTATATTATTAGACATCATTTTTGGCTTAGATGAATTTGATTTTACTACGTCGATCATGCCTGCAATCGGCGAAATATTACAAACCATATTTGCGGTGAAATGTTTAGATTATTTTAAGTTTGATCGCCGTTTAAATCGTTTAAGTGATGTCTTTAAGTTGATATTTTGGGGGGCGATCATTTCTACTCAAATTAAAACAATTTTGCAAGTCTCAACTATTTGTTTATTTAAAGAAGGGATGTGGAGTGATTTTGTTTGTGTATCTCCTTTAGGCGATTGGAGTAATTTTATTAATCTTTTTTGGAATTGGTGGCTAGGAAATGTTATGGGGATCTTGATTTTTACTCCCTTAATTTTATTATATCCAGATAATCAGCTACCCGATCAGCAAGTTTTATCCGAGCCAGAATTACTGAGAAAAAGGGTAAAATCTTTTCTTTTATTGGGTATAATTACTGTTATTAGTTCCCTAATCTTTTTTCAAAAAATAGATGAACATCTTGCTAATTATCCCATAGAATATTTGCCTTTACCTTTTATTATTTGGGCAACTTTAAAATTTGATCAAAGAATCTCGATTATTGCCACATTTTTAGTATCAATGATCTCGATTTTATCAAATTTTTATGATGGTGGTCCATTTATAGCGAGAACAGGAAATATCAGCGAGGCAACTCTATTATTACAAACATTTATGGCTGTAACAACTATTACTAATCTAGTATTATTAGCTACAGTTAGTGAACGGACACAAGCAGAAAATCAGTTACAAAAATTAAATCAAGAGTTAGAAAAGCGTGTAAAGGAACGCACCGACGAATTAGCAATTGCTAAAGAAAAAGCTGAAATAGCAAATCAAGCAAAAAGTACCTTTATTGCTAATATGAGCCATGAATTGCGGAGTCCATTAAACGCAATTCTAGGTTTTTCTCAGCTGATGTTACGCACAAAAAACTTACCTTCTGAACAATATGAAAAGGCGAAGATTATTCAGCGTAGTGGAGAATATTTATTAACTTTAATTAATAATGTTTTAGATTTTTCTAAACTTGAAGCCAAGAAAATGACTCTGAATCAAAAGGATTTTGACCTATATCAATTGCTCGATGATTTAGAAGATATGCTCTATTTAAAAGCATTTAATGCGGGATTAGAATTAATCTTCGATTGCGGTGAAAATTTACCTCATTATATTTACACTGATGGCGTAAAATTACGTCAAGTTTTACTGAATTTGTTGGGTAATGCGATTAAATTTACTGTCAAAGGTGAGGTAACTTTAATTGTTAATCTCAAGGACAATAAAGAGAATCAAGATTATATTTTAAATTTTCAAATTAGCGACACAGGAAAAGGAATTTCTGAAGCAGAATTAACTAACTTATTTGAGGCTTTTTCGCAAACAGAATCAGGACGAGAAGCCCAAGAAGGAACCGGATTAGGATTAGCTATTAGTCGTCAATTTGTGCAGTTAATGGGGGGAGATATTACCGTAGAAAGTGAATTAGGGAAAGGCACAACTTTTCAATTTTCGATTTCGGTACAATTAGGTAAAGAATTAACTAAAATTCAACAAATTAATCCTAAACGAGTATTAGCATTAGAACCGGGTCAACCGACTTACAAAATCTTGACGGTAGATGATAAAACGATTAATTGCCAATTATTAATAAAATTATTTTCACCATTAGGATTTGAAGTGAAAGCAGCTAGTAATGGAATTGAAGCGATCGCAATTTGGCAAGAATGGCAACCTCATTTAATTTTTATGGATATGAGAATGCCTGTCATGGATGGTTATGAAGCCACTAAATATATTAAGTCAACGACTCAAGGTAATGCCACTGCAATTATAGCTTTAACTGCGAGTGTTTTAGAAGAAGAGAAAGCGATTATTTTGTCGGCTGGCTGTGACGATTTTATGCGTAAACCCTTTAAAGAATCTACAATTTTTGAGATATTAAATAAACATTTAGGAGTCAAATATATTTATGACAATATGACAGATGAGAATAGTCAAACAGGAGCAACAATTAATGAATTACCCCGACTCACTACAGAACAATTCCAAATTATGCCCCCAGAATGGCTGCTTAAATTATATCAAGCAGTTCTCGAAGCAGATGAGCAGCAAATCATGAAATTAATCTTAGAAATTCCCGCAACCGAAACTTCTTTCACTAAAAGCTTAACTCAACTGGTGCGTCAATTTCAATTTGAGCAAATTATTGATTTAATAGACCCTCTCGTTGGGGATTCTAATTAA
- a CDS encoding PH domain-containing protein, with the protein MFKNIAADALGISDIGAVIKPADYNKVDTDDYIIHEEGEKIYFLIKSKTDEYCFTNRALIHLDGTSAMSKKRLLHRYNYSHHIIKNVKLETAGTLDMDIEIKFTMGEHSYSIDVGKAFIEKLKDLYKALIKISEIQQENAIHYEYAKTSLNTATNAVNRSTTASALEEQFKAINQYAFQWLEQAHKTYVRKEFGDIFEKFINN; encoded by the coding sequence ATGTTCAAAAATATTGCGGCGGATGCTTTGGGTATAAGTGATATTGGTGCTGTCATCAAACCCGCAGACTATAACAAAGTAGATACCGATGATTATATCATCCATGAAGAAGGGGAAAAAATCTATTTTCTAATTAAGTCAAAAACCGATGAATATTGCTTTACTAATCGCGCTTTGATTCATCTGGATGGTACTTCTGCTATGAGCAAAAAACGCTTGCTTCACCGCTATAATTACAGTCACCATATCATTAAAAATGTCAAGCTTGAAACAGCAGGAACATTGGATATGGACATTGAAATTAAATTTACGATGGGTGAGCATTCCTATTCTATTGATGTTGGTAAAGCTTTTATTGAAAAACTTAAAGACTTGTATAAAGCCTTAATTAAAATTTCGGAAATTCAACAGGAAAACGCCATTCATTATGAATATGCTAAAACTAGCTTAAATACAGCAACAAACGCCGTTAACCGTTCGACAACTGCCTCCGCTTTAGAAGAACAATTTAAAGCCATTAACCAGTATGCTTTTCAGTGGCTCGAACAAGCTCATAAAACTTATGTTCGGAAAGAATTTGGCGATATTTTTGAGAAATTTATTAACAATTAA
- a CDS encoding serine/threonine-protein kinase produces the protein MEMIGQLLDRRYRIVQVLSSGAFGQTYLAADTRRPGHPQCVVKQLRPPSNNSNVLKTALRLFRQEAEILERLGRHDQIPQLLAYFEDHNQFYLIEEFVSGHPLMKELVPGNPWSEERVILLIEDILEILVFVHENEVIHRDVNPSNLIRRKSDDKLVLIDFGSVKETSTRLADGNGQALRTIATGTPSYMPIEQFQGHPQYNSDIYAVGMIAIQAITGLEASDLPKLQDPSLSNNGELSWRNYAKVSPGLAHVIDKMVHPYYSKRYATVIDVLDDLRKATGRSGFNINKLKNFPTYQEEKPPIEWGKIIAITTTGLVGLIVIFGVVQVANRPDPIKAENALKKGVEKAENGDSKGAIRFFNQAIKLNPSNPEFYHKRANAYYDLNEYDQALADYTKAIELNPNYTNAYFNRGLTRYDLKDLAGALADYNQVIKQQPQDGDAFYKRGLVYYEMEDYENAIQDYNTVLKLQPEQAKAYRARGTARVKSGDLQGGMADYTQAIQIEPKNPIGYYDRGRSRFHLGDYQGALGDYNTVLQLDPNNAEAYANRCSVYINLWNYNQAITDCTEAINRVPNEVAYNNRCIAYLNLKDYSKAIEDCSKAIELTGNDYKAYSNRGLARFGAQDYEGSIADYTRGININPNDAEAYGNRAQVYVKMKNYDQAIADYAQAIRLKPNYAGAYYGRGLVRVEIGDKSGAISDFEQAGKLYLEQGLTGGYKDAQFQMKKLE, from the coding sequence ATGGAAATGATTGGTCAACTGTTAGATCGAAGATATCGAATTGTGCAAGTCTTAAGTTCGGGGGCCTTTGGACAAACCTATCTGGCTGCGGATACCCGTCGTCCGGGTCATCCCCAATGTGTGGTTAAACAATTACGTCCACCGAGTAATAATTCTAATGTCTTAAAAACAGCACTGCGGTTATTTCGTCAAGAAGCAGAAATCTTAGAACGGTTGGGACGACATGATCAAATTCCCCAATTATTAGCTTATTTTGAAGATCATAATCAATTTTATTTAATTGAAGAATTTGTCAGTGGGCATCCGTTGATGAAGGAGTTAGTTCCGGGAAATCCTTGGTCAGAAGAACGAGTGATTTTATTAATTGAAGATATTTTAGAAATTTTGGTTTTTGTTCATGAAAACGAAGTGATTCATCGAGATGTTAATCCTTCTAATTTAATTCGCCGTAAATCTGATGATAAATTAGTTTTAATTGATTTTGGTTCCGTCAAAGAAACCAGTACGCGACTGGCGGATGGCAATGGACAAGCGTTGCGAACTATTGCGACGGGAACCCCTTCTTATATGCCCATTGAACAGTTCCAAGGTCATCCCCAATATAATAGTGATATTTATGCTGTGGGCATGATTGCCATTCAAGCCATTACTGGGTTAGAAGCGTCTGATTTACCAAAATTACAAGATCCGAGCTTATCGAATAACGGAGAATTAAGTTGGCGAAATTATGCTAAAGTCAGTCCAGGATTAGCCCATGTGATTGATAAAATGGTTCATCCTTATTATAGCAAACGTTATGCAACGGTGATCGATGTTTTAGATGATTTAAGAAAAGCCACAGGACGTTCAGGGTTTAATATTAATAAGTTAAAAAACTTTCCCACTTATCAAGAGGAGAAACCACCGATTGAATGGGGTAAAATTATAGCGATCACGACCACGGGCTTAGTCGGTTTAATCGTGATTTTTGGAGTGGTGCAAGTTGCCAATCGTCCCGATCCCATTAAAGCGGAAAATGCTTTAAAAAAAGGGGTGGAAAAAGCAGAGAATGGGGATTCTAAAGGGGCAATTCGATTTTTTAATCAAGCGATAAAACTTAACCCTAGTAATCCAGAATTTTATCATAAACGGGCTAATGCTTACTATGACTTGAACGAATATGATCAAGCTTTAGCAGATTATACCAAAGCCATTGAACTCAATCCTAACTATACAAATGCTTATTTTAATCGGGGTTTAACCCGTTATGATCTGAAGGATTTAGCGGGGGCTTTAGCAGATTATAATCAAGTCATCAAACAACAACCTCAAGATGGAGATGCTTTTTATAAAAGAGGTTTAGTTTATTATGAGATGGAAGATTATGAGAATGCCATTCAAGATTATAATACGGTTTTAAAACTGCAACCCGAACAAGCAAAAGCTTATCGAGCTAGAGGAACTGCACGGGTAAAATCTGGGGATTTACAAGGAGGAATGGCTGATTATACCCAAGCTATTCAGATCGAACCTAAAAACCCGATTGGATATTATGATCGAGGTCGATCAAGATTTCATTTAGGAGATTATCAAGGCGCTTTAGGAGATTATAATACCGTCTTACAACTTGATCCCAATAATGCCGAAGCCTACGCTAATCGCTGTAGCGTTTATATTAATTTATGGAACTATAATCAAGCAATTACAGACTGTACGGAAGCCATTAACCGTGTTCCGAATGAAGTGGCTTATAATAACCGTTGTATTGCCTATTTAAACCTCAAAGATTATTCAAAAGCCATCGAAGATTGCTCAAAAGCAATTGAACTGACAGGGAATGATTATAAAGCTTATAGTAATCGAGGATTAGCTCGTTTTGGTGCTCAAGATTATGAAGGATCAATTGCTGATTATACCAGGGGTATTAATATTAATCCGAATGATGCTGAAGCCTATGGAAATCGCGCTCAAGTTTATGTTAAAATGAAAAATTATGATCAAGCGATCGCCGATTATGCTCAAGCCATTCGTCTGAAACCCAATTATGCAGGCGCCTATTATGGTCGGGGATTAGTTCGGGTTGAAATTGGGGATAAAAGCGGTGCAATTAGCGATTTTGAACAGGCGGGGAAACTCTATTTGGAACAAGGCTTAACCGGGGGTTATAAAGATGCCCAGTTCCAAATGAAAAAATTAGAATAA
- the acs gene encoding acetate--CoA ligase yields the protein MSQPTIESILQENRLFAPTPEFSQNAHIKSLEEYKQLYEKAKANPEAFWAELAETELHWFQKWDQVLDWQPPFAKWFVNGKINISYNCLDRHLTTWRKNKAALIWEGEPGDSRTLTYLQLHREVCQMANVLKQLGVQKGDRIGIYMPMIPEAAIAMLACARIGAPHTVVFGGFSAEALKDRLVDAEAKLVITADGGWRKDAIVPLKEQVDKAIDAGAKNVENVLVVQRTAQKINMEPGRDHWWHDLRQGVSADCPAEPMDSEDMLFILYTSGTTGKPKGVVHTTGGYNLYTHITNKWAFDLQDTDVYWCTADVGWITGHSYIVYGPLSNGATTVMYEGAPRNSNPGCFWDVVEKYGVTIFYTAPTAIRAFMKMGEHHPKSRNLSSLRLLGTVGEPINPEAWMWYHRVIGNGNCPIVDTWWQTETGGFMITPLPGATSTKPGSATLPFPGILADIVDTEGNPVTDESGGYLVVRYPWPGMMRTVYGDPDRFRRTYWEYLKPKEGGNLYFAGDGAHQDRDGYFWVMGRVDDVINVSGHRLGTMEIESALVSHPAVAEAAVVGKPDEIKGEDIVAFVTLEEGKEASDELAKELKKHVVSEIGALARPGEIRFTDDLPKTRSGKIMRRLLRSLASGQEITGDTSTLQDRSVLEKLRGGA from the coding sequence ATGTCACAACCAACGATAGAATCCATTTTGCAAGAAAATCGGTTATTTGCACCGACACCAGAGTTTTCCCAGAATGCTCATATTAAAAGCTTAGAAGAGTATAAACAACTCTATGAAAAAGCCAAAGCCAACCCGGAAGCGTTCTGGGCAGAATTAGCGGAAACAGAACTGCATTGGTTTCAAAAATGGGATCAAGTGTTAGACTGGCAACCGCCCTTTGCTAAGTGGTTTGTTAATGGCAAAATTAACATTTCTTATAATTGTTTAGATCGCCACTTAACAACCTGGCGGAAAAATAAAGCCGCCTTAATTTGGGAAGGGGAACCCGGAGACTCTCGGACGTTAACTTACTTGCAACTGCATCGGGAAGTTTGCCAAATGGCTAACGTTCTCAAACAGTTAGGGGTTCAAAAAGGCGATCGCATTGGCATTTATATGCCCATGATACCCGAAGCTGCCATCGCCATGTTAGCCTGTGCGCGAATTGGAGCCCCCCATACCGTTGTTTTTGGCGGGTTTAGTGCTGAAGCCTTAAAAGATCGCTTAGTGGATGCAGAAGCTAAACTGGTGATTACCGCCGATGGTGGCTGGCGAAAAGATGCCATTGTCCCCCTCAAAGAACAAGTGGATAAAGCCATTGATGCAGGGGCGAAGAACGTTGAGAACGTTTTAGTCGTGCAGAGAACGGCCCAAAAAATTAATATGGAACCGGGACGAGATCATTGGTGGCATGATCTCAGACAAGGAGTATCCGCCGACTGTCCCGCCGAACCGATGGATAGTGAGGATATGCTGTTCATCCTCTACACCAGTGGGACAACCGGGAAACCCAAGGGCGTTGTCCACACCACAGGGGGATATAACCTCTACACCCACATCACGAATAAATGGGCTTTTGACTTACAGGATACCGATGTTTATTGGTGTACGGCCGATGTCGGTTGGATCACCGGACATAGTTATATTGTGTATGGGCCGTTATCCAATGGGGCGACAACGGTAATGTATGAAGGAGCTCCCCGTAATTCTAATCCCGGTTGTTTTTGGGATGTGGTGGAAAAATACGGGGTGACGATTTTCTATACCGCACCAACCGCTATTCGGGCATTTATGAAGATGGGAGAACATCATCCCAAGTCCCGTAATTTATCGTCTCTGCGCCTGTTAGGAACCGTTGGAGAACCCATTAACCCGGAAGCTTGGATGTGGTATCATCGCGTGATTGGAAACGGCAATTGCCCCATTGTCGATACTTGGTGGCAAACGGAAACGGGTGGGTTTATGATTACACCCTTACCCGGAGCCACTTCGACTAAACCCGGTTCAGCAACTTTACCCTTCCCTGGAATTTTAGCCGATATTGTGGATACGGAAGGAAACCCCGTAACCGATGAAAGTGGCGGCTATTTGGTGGTGCGTTATCCCTGGCCGGGAATGATGCGGACGGTGTATGGTGATCCCGATCGCTTCCGTCGGACGTATTGGGAATATTTAAAGCCGAAAGAAGGCGGAAACCTTTATTTTGCAGGAGATGGAGCCCATCAAGACCGAGATGGTTATTTCTGGGTCATGGGTCGGGTGGATGACGTGATCAATGTGTCAGGACACCGTTTAGGGACGATGGAAATTGAGTCGGCGTTAGTGTCCCATCCGGCGGTGGCTGAGGCGGCGGTGGTGGGGAAACCCGATGAAATTAAGGGTGAGGATATTGTGGCGTTTGTGACTTTGGAGGAAGGGAAAGAAGCCTCTGATGAGTTAGCCAAGGAACTCAAAAAGCACGTTGTTAGCGAAATTGGCGCTTTAGCTCGTCCTGGGGAAATTCGGTTTACGGATGATTTACCGAAAACCCGGTCTGGGAAGATTATGCGGCGGTTATTGCGATCGCTCGCATCCGGTCAGGAAATTACCGGAGATACTTCTACGTTACAGGATCGCAGTGTATTAGAAAAATTGCGCGGTGGGGCGTAG